In one window of Siphonobacter curvatus DNA:
- a CDS encoding glycoside hydrolase family 16 protein, which produces MRYLFLLWVFLPALTFAQNKSPYQTLVWSDEFNYRGLPDPKKWNYEEGFVRNKEPQYYTKERLENIRVENGTLRIEARKESYPLQKIGSAHAQWAGQSVAGYTSASIMTLGKQTWKYGRFEIRAKVPKGKGSWPAFWMKGANNPTVKWPFCGEIDVMEYAGKDSTQVYGTVHYADSTDQYRYEGKKPSVGAPYEDFHIYAAEWYEDRIEFYYDDLKYFVFDLAKAQKGPENPFQKDFYLMLNLALGRQGTMAGPLSDEILPLTYVVDYVRVYQ; this is translated from the coding sequence ATGCGTTATTTATTCCTGCTATGGGTTTTTCTTCCCGCCTTGACTTTTGCTCAGAACAAATCGCCCTATCAAACGCTGGTATGGTCCGATGAATTTAACTACCGGGGCTTACCCGATCCCAAGAAGTGGAATTACGAAGAAGGCTTCGTTCGCAACAAGGAACCTCAATATTACACCAAAGAACGCCTCGAAAACATCCGGGTCGAAAACGGAACCTTACGCATTGAGGCCCGTAAGGAGTCGTATCCGCTTCAAAAAATTGGCTCGGCTCATGCCCAATGGGCTGGTCAAAGCGTGGCAGGCTATACATCGGCCAGCATTATGACGCTGGGCAAACAAACCTGGAAGTATGGACGGTTTGAAATTCGGGCTAAAGTTCCCAAAGGCAAAGGCTCCTGGCCCGCGTTCTGGATGAAGGGGGCCAATAACCCTACCGTCAAGTGGCCGTTTTGCGGAGAAATTGACGTGATGGAATATGCCGGAAAAGATTCTACCCAGGTGTACGGAACGGTGCATTACGCGGATTCGACCGATCAGTATCGCTACGAAGGAAAGAAACCCTCCGTGGGAGCCCCTTACGAAGACTTTCATATTTACGCGGCAGAGTGGTACGAAGACCGCATCGAGTTTTATTATGACGATTTGAAATACTTTGTCTTTGATCTGGCGAAAGCTCAGAAAGGCCCTGAAAATCCTTTTCAGAAAGACTTTTACCTGATGTTAAATCTGGCGTTGGGCCGGCAGGGAACCATGGCCGGTCCGCTGAGCGACGAGATTCTACCCTTAACCTACGTGGTGGATTATGTACGCGTCTACCAATAA
- a CDS encoding RagB/SusD family nutrient uptake outer membrane protein: MKKLLIFATLLLTGCRENLLDTSPYDSVSSATMWTTDNLTDLGVTGVYNALRLNINTSAASGNELYQLDRFSPGGQGRDADALLMGTITTSSALFSDNYRQLFEGVNRANDAIVNIPAKSPSTAEKKARLVAECKFLRAYFYLRLNQLYKGVPLFLEPITPENAQRARSTETEIWNAVIADLTDAINEPNLPAKYAKGNGLYGHITKGAAYALRGKAYLYLQKWAEAAADFSKVKEAGYALFSDYKTLFKLANEQSDEMIFSLQHIAVSGSGSTTQFFCGTRSSFGSCWNTFLVSPTVVDLYENADGSPFNWDAVLPGYSGMTPAQREVFFLRNNLTTNEMTAARNRGADMSQYLPTGNEERILKAYANRDPRLAANVITPYATYLGVFNNANATVTSRWPYRAEAATNGDLRTDTQPYFYYLHRKFVYEGTTETLNRSYGPIDFPLIRYADVLLMWAEALNEQGNTTGAIELVNQVRGRAGVGLLNASAATTVSSQSDLRERIRNERRREFVNEGISFFDEMRWKTWKETVFYSGAGVKQVWGANVQTYAWKGDYLYNWPIPQTEIEMNPALTQNPGWVN, translated from the coding sequence ATGAAAAAGCTATTGATTTTTGCCACCCTTTTGCTGACGGGGTGCCGGGAAAATCTATTGGATACGTCTCCTTATGACTCGGTGAGCTCGGCTACCATGTGGACGACGGACAATTTAACCGATCTGGGCGTTACGGGTGTGTATAATGCCCTGCGTTTGAACATCAATACGAGTGCCGCTTCCGGAAACGAACTGTATCAGTTAGACCGCTTTTCTCCCGGCGGACAGGGCCGGGACGCGGATGCTCTGCTGATGGGGACGATTACCACCTCCAGTGCTCTTTTTAGTGATAACTACCGGCAGCTCTTCGAGGGTGTAAACCGGGCCAATGATGCCATTGTCAACATTCCGGCCAAATCTCCCTCAACGGCGGAAAAAAAGGCCCGTCTGGTAGCAGAATGCAAATTCTTACGGGCGTATTTCTACCTCCGGCTCAACCAGTTATACAAAGGCGTACCGCTTTTTTTAGAACCTATCACGCCCGAAAATGCCCAAAGGGCTCGTTCGACGGAAACCGAAATCTGGAACGCGGTGATTGCCGATTTAACCGATGCCATTAATGAACCTAACTTACCCGCTAAGTACGCCAAAGGCAATGGCTTGTATGGTCACATCACGAAAGGGGCCGCGTATGCCCTACGGGGAAAAGCGTATCTATACCTGCAAAAATGGGCGGAAGCTGCCGCTGATTTTAGCAAGGTAAAAGAAGCGGGTTATGCCTTGTTTTCGGATTATAAAACACTCTTCAAACTGGCCAACGAACAGAGCGATGAGATGATTTTCTCTCTTCAGCACATTGCCGTGAGCGGCTCGGGTTCAACAACGCAGTTCTTTTGCGGTACCCGCTCTTCGTTTGGTTCCTGCTGGAATACCTTTCTGGTCTCGCCTACGGTGGTTGATCTTTACGAAAATGCCGATGGATCACCCTTCAACTGGGATGCCGTTCTGCCGGGTTATAGCGGGATGACGCCTGCCCAGCGGGAAGTATTTTTCCTGCGTAATAATTTGACGACCAACGAAATGACGGCGGCTCGCAACCGGGGAGCGGACATGAGCCAGTACCTGCCAACGGGAAATGAAGAGCGGATTTTAAAAGCCTACGCTAACCGGGATCCAAGGCTTGCGGCCAATGTGATTACCCCTTATGCTACCTATCTGGGCGTGTTCAACAATGCCAATGCCACGGTGACGTCCCGCTGGCCTTACCGGGCCGAGGCGGCAACCAATGGCGATTTACGTACGGATACCCAGCCCTATTTTTATTACTTACACCGCAAGTTTGTCTACGAAGGAACCACCGAAACGCTCAACCGTTCGTATGGCCCCATTGACTTCCCCCTGATTCGCTACGCGGACGTGTTGCTGATGTGGGCCGAAGCCTTAAATGAACAGGGCAATACTACGGGAGCTATTGAACTGGTCAATCAGGTGAGAGGACGGGCAGGCGTAGGGCTGCTCAATGCCTCCGCTGCCACGACGGTTAGTTCCCAGTCGGATTTACGAGAGCGAATTCGCAATGAACGTCGCCGGGAGTTTGTCAATGAGGGCATTAGCTTCTTCGATGAAATGCGGTGGAAGACCTGGAAAGAAACCGTGTTCTACTCAGGAGCGGGGGTGAAACAGGTATGGGGAGCCAATGTACAGACCTACGCCTGGAAGGGCGATTATTTATACAACTGGCCCATTCCACAGACGGAAATTGAAATGAATCCGGCACTGACGCAGAATCCGGGTTGGGTCAATTAA
- a CDS encoding SusC/RagA family TonB-linked outer membrane protein yields the protein MIHSRKRKAGPWSLQNIPFSRAWLQWTLTWVGVLWVVLPGFSQALRLRGKITDEKAEAIPGVSIVLKGTSKGTVSANDGTYELQLNQAGGTLVFSSVGYKTQEITLSSQTELNVTLMGADQSLNEVVVVGYGTQKKVNMTGSVATISAASIENRPVTNLSSSLAGLAAGVSVQQGSGRPGSDGATIRIRGNGTLNNNNPLVIVDGIISSMDAVNPNDVESMSILKDAASASIYGSLAANGVILITTKKGNKNKVSVTYTGMLSITQPMNTIKFVTDYPRHMNLINEAYRNLGQNNLFAQTTIDAWQAAAQDPNGVTANGVANALAYPNTDWTKTIFENNVLQNHNLSISGGSEKSSYLLSANYLGNPGTMANTGTERYILRANLDSKITKFLTLGTQTYASIQSYGLGNTSTAFNFLRQTTPGVVPFYDGRYGFAQAPEESATANNILSYLYGTGGADKQSRFNTTLYATLQLLKDLSFESRFNYQTRLRETNTHTNPIDRWDFATNTLKQAASAPDQLSTNYAFNKDYATTLDLVLRYNKQLGDHSLGAIAGFNQYYFNYYNLAASKMGLIDYNITTPGSANLPTTTTGGEYDFALKSFFGRLNYNFKDRYLLEANVRYDGSSKFAPGNRWGVFPSFSAGWRLSEEPFMNGINNHVQNLKIRGSWGMLGNNVMNTDQSLGNYDYQSLYSTNAYSFNGLAVTGLWKGKIANPLLKWESTAVTDIGLEGSFLKGAVNFDIDLYRKYTDGILTTPPIQLILGTATAPTQNTAAVLNKGVELSLGYRGKSGDFQFGLTGNFAYNYNRVDQYKGKLVEGYQDVNGVRTYTSNLGDVSSGGDTRILEGRQINEYYVRTVYQGNGNYVKSADGSVDIQAGPKDGMIRTPGDLQWLQDMTAAGYVFQPAGGVGKSRIYYGDLIYADTNGDGIYGNTYDRQFTGTNTTPKYNFGLRGDLSWKGLDFSMIWSGSTGFQYYWNVQGYNNSTLQNGFAIPLSVADDHYYYNDADPSDPANNIQGKAPRLKNTTDAQNAAVASNFWLYNAGYIKLRNVQFGYSLPQSLTKKVALERARIYVSGENLLLITRYPGMDPEVGASVDYPTMRQFTLGLNLTF from the coding sequence ATGATTCATTCAAGGAAACGTAAAGCAGGGCCATGGTCGCTCCAGAATATTCCTTTTTCCCGGGCCTGGCTTCAATGGACGCTTACCTGGGTAGGCGTCCTATGGGTCGTTCTGCCGGGCTTTTCTCAGGCCTTAAGACTACGGGGGAAAATTACTGATGAAAAAGCCGAAGCGATTCCCGGTGTTAGTATCGTCCTCAAGGGTACATCCAAAGGAACCGTATCCGCTAACGATGGTACCTACGAACTACAGTTGAACCAAGCCGGAGGAACTCTGGTCTTTAGTTCCGTGGGCTATAAAACGCAGGAAATAACCTTAAGCAGTCAGACGGAGCTGAACGTGACATTAATGGGAGCGGATCAATCCCTGAACGAAGTAGTCGTGGTGGGTTATGGCACGCAGAAAAAAGTAAACATGACGGGTTCGGTAGCTACCATTTCGGCGGCCAGTATTGAAAACCGTCCCGTTACGAACCTTTCTTCCTCGCTGGCGGGCTTAGCCGCCGGCGTAAGCGTGCAGCAGGGATCAGGCAGACCGGGGTCAGATGGAGCCACCATTCGAATTCGTGGGAATGGAACGCTCAACAATAACAACCCCTTGGTCATCGTGGACGGAATCATCAGTTCGATGGATGCCGTTAACCCCAACGACGTGGAAAGTATGTCGATTTTGAAAGACGCGGCTTCGGCTTCGATCTATGGATCTTTGGCAGCAAACGGGGTGATTTTGATTACGACCAAGAAGGGGAACAAAAACAAAGTGAGCGTTACCTACACGGGTATGCTGTCGATTACCCAGCCCATGAATACGATCAAGTTCGTTACCGATTATCCCCGGCACATGAATCTGATCAATGAAGCCTACCGTAACCTGGGGCAAAACAATCTGTTTGCTCAAACCACCATTGATGCCTGGCAGGCGGCGGCTCAGGATCCCAACGGCGTAACGGCGAATGGCGTAGCGAATGCTCTGGCTTATCCCAATACAGACTGGACCAAAACCATTTTTGAAAATAACGTCTTACAAAACCACAACTTGTCCATCAGCGGAGGCAGTGAAAAGTCGAGTTACCTGCTTTCGGCCAATTATCTGGGTAACCCCGGAACCATGGCCAATACGGGTACGGAACGATACATTTTACGAGCCAATCTGGACAGTAAAATCACAAAATTTCTTACCCTGGGGACTCAGACCTACGCTTCCATCCAATCGTATGGATTAGGGAATACCAGCACGGCCTTTAACTTTTTAAGACAAACGACGCCGGGTGTGGTTCCCTTCTACGACGGCCGCTACGGCTTTGCCCAGGCCCCGGAAGAGTCAGCTACGGCTAATAATATCCTGTCGTATCTGTATGGAACGGGGGGAGCCGACAAACAAAGTCGGTTTAATACCACACTGTACGCCACACTACAGTTGCTGAAGGACTTGTCGTTTGAATCCCGCTTTAACTATCAGACCCGCCTGCGCGAAACCAATACGCATACCAATCCGATTGATCGCTGGGATTTTGCTACGAATACCCTCAAGCAGGCCGCCAGTGCTCCCGATCAGCTTTCCACCAATTACGCCTTTAACAAGGATTACGCGACCACGCTGGATTTGGTGTTACGGTACAACAAGCAGCTGGGGGATCACTCGCTGGGGGCGATTGCGGGCTTTAACCAGTATTACTTTAACTACTACAATCTGGCCGCCAGTAAAATGGGCCTGATTGATTATAACATCACCACGCCAGGATCAGCAAACTTGCCCACTACCACGACGGGAGGTGAATATGATTTTGCTCTGAAATCCTTCTTCGGTCGCCTGAACTACAACTTCAAAGATCGGTATCTGCTCGAAGCCAACGTTCGTTATGATGGTTCGTCCAAGTTTGCTCCCGGCAACCGCTGGGGTGTTTTCCCGTCTTTTTCAGCGGGCTGGCGGTTATCCGAAGAACCGTTCATGAATGGTATCAATAATCATGTACAGAACCTGAAAATCAGGGGTTCCTGGGGGATGCTGGGGAATAATGTTATGAATACCGATCAAAGCCTGGGTAACTATGATTATCAGTCGCTCTACAGCACGAACGCCTATTCGTTCAACGGATTAGCCGTAACCGGACTTTGGAAAGGCAAGATTGCGAACCCCTTACTGAAATGGGAGAGTACCGCCGTGACGGATATCGGCCTGGAAGGTTCTTTCCTGAAAGGAGCCGTCAACTTCGATATTGATCTCTACCGCAAATACACGGATGGCATTCTAACCACCCCGCCCATTCAGCTCATTCTGGGAACGGCCACGGCCCCGACGCAGAATACCGCTGCAGTGCTTAACAAAGGCGTAGAACTATCGCTGGGCTACCGGGGTAAATCCGGAGATTTCCAGTTTGGTCTGACAGGGAACTTTGCGTATAACTATAACCGTGTGGACCAGTACAAGGGCAAACTCGTGGAAGGTTATCAGGATGTCAATGGCGTTCGGACCTATACCTCGAACCTGGGAGATGTATCTTCCGGAGGCGACACCCGCATTCTGGAAGGCCGTCAGATCAATGAATATTACGTTCGTACGGTTTATCAGGGGAATGGGAACTACGTAAAAAGTGCCGATGGAAGCGTAGATATTCAGGCGGGCCCGAAGGATGGCATGATTCGGACACCTGGAGATTTACAGTGGTTGCAGGATATGACGGCGGCGGGGTATGTCTTTCAGCCCGCGGGGGGCGTTGGAAAATCCAGAATTTATTACGGCGATCTGATTTATGCGGATACCAACGGGGATGGCATCTACGGCAATACCTACGATCGGCAGTTTACGGGCACCAACACGACACCCAAGTACAACTTTGGCTTGAGGGGAGATCTTTCCTGGAAAGGCCTTGATTTTTCAATGATCTGGTCGGGAAGTACGGGCTTCCAGTACTACTGGAATGTGCAGGGCTATAATAACTCTACGCTTCAAAATGGCTTTGCCATCCCTTTATCCGTAGCCGACGATCACTATTACTATAACGATGCCGATCCTTCCGATCCGGCCAATAACATTCAGGGTAAAGCCCCGCGTCTAAAAAATACAACGGATGCCCAGAACGCGGCGGTCGCCAGTAATTTCTGGCTGTATAATGCCGGGTATATCAAGCTACGTAACGTTCAGTTCGGGTACAGCCTGCCGCAAAGCCTCACTAAAAAAGTAGCCTTAGAGCGAGCCAGAATCTATGTGTCGGGCGAGAACCTGCTCCTGATCACCCGTTATCCGGGCATGGACCCCGAAGTGGGAGCAAGCGTGGATTACCCCACCATGCGTCAATTTACGCTAGGCCTGAACCTGACCTTTTAA
- a CDS encoding hybrid sensor histidine kinase/response regulator transcription factor, whose translation MNPSLFRIILGLLGLLWGSFCQGQNIAFNHLGSENGLSQNSVLAITQDSRGFIWMGTRYGLNRYDTRNFSVFKNDPADSTTLSDNYILSLLSDSRGKLWVGTTQGLNYYDSRNNVFHRLNSPLEKQQGLATLAIHCLFEDSKGSIWVGTSAGVRVLTNPRKPSSRALLKAVASLPPLEVRSLVEDPEGYVWMGTSKGLIRLHPQNGTFHWFTKKDGLTDDFITSLAKDKEQNLWIGTKYGGVNLYRQRHFSALLPAKIDPNIRKIMPDKRGKLWIASLEGLYRYDPDLQQLQTYRHDPENRKSLSQNSIYSLFEDTNGSIWVGTYYRGVDIIYSSLTPFTIHQNHPSASSLSNDVVSYITADNRAQLWIGTEGGGLNTFNTTKGSFQAFKHQPSDPYSISSNLIKSIHWDKRGILWVCTHLGGLNAYHPQSQRFEHFRHDPSNPHSLASDNVIDVAEDAKGNIWVGTDRNGISVFDPHTGLFRTIHTHSTPLKISGEGIRSFFLDSKKNLWIATGAGLNRLDSTGKKMTWFTSGNTLNLKSHDINCVSEDAQGQIWIGTYYGGLCRLNPDEKSVTTFTEKDGLPNDNVLGILEDHQHYLWLSTENGLCRFNPSQQTFKTYTTSDGLPSNEFSPRAYYQSPEGLLYFGTNSGLVSFDPSRIVLNQFLPPLTFTSLKLFNQPVQVGDAQGLLTQDISSTQSLTFTHDQNVFSLDFALLNYIKPGKNQYAYQLQGFEKNWNYVRIPSATYTNLAPGEYTLQIKAANNDGIWTPEPLSLRIRVLPPWWATGWAYLLYACSFSGLLFMLIRFFWLRASLRRNQELHQLKLNFFTNISHEIRTHLTLILGPVDTLIDALREDPVASRQLQHVKNHSNRLLKLVSELMDFRRIESKKLDLKVTHLDIVAFVGEIFDSFEDAAQSHAIQTSFKAQVPAFELYVDPQQMEKVLFNLLTNAFKFTPPQGRIDISILEQSNQLLIQISNTGQGIAPENIKKLFTNYFQVQELTHQTTGYGIGLALSKSIVELHQGTLTVESVLPSATRTGLTTFTIALPKHADHSASKQLVEVDSWQTHKVPFPTPFIAPAALSGDLSKPVLLLIEDNAEVLTFIQETLLPSYRILTARNGWEGWQLASTQIPDVIVSDVTMPEMDGLMLAEKLKQDDRTSHIPLMLLTARASQVHQVSGLALGVDDYVTKPFSVEILQLKIRNLLASRELLRQKYSRMMTLEPQQIPINTQDEVFLHRLIGIIEDHLDHPDFGVNMLASAVAMSTPVLYRKLKALTDLSVNDFIKTIRLKKAAQLLTSQSLTIYEVAYAVGFDDRKYFSKEFKKYFGQTPSEYASAHQSSAMKK comes from the coding sequence ATGAACCCCTCTTTATTTCGAATAATTCTGGGCTTACTGGGCCTGTTATGGGGGAGCTTCTGCCAGGGCCAGAACATTGCTTTTAATCATCTGGGTTCGGAGAATGGACTATCCCAGAACTCGGTCCTGGCGATTACTCAAGATAGCCGTGGCTTTATCTGGATGGGCACCCGGTACGGACTCAATCGCTATGACACCCGGAATTTTAGCGTATTTAAAAACGATCCTGCTGACTCCACTACCCTTTCCGATAATTACATTCTTTCCCTGTTGTCCGATTCCCGGGGTAAGCTATGGGTAGGTACCACGCAGGGGCTTAACTACTACGATTCCCGAAACAATGTCTTTCATCGCCTGAATAGCCCCCTTGAAAAACAGCAGGGCCTTGCGACCCTGGCTATTCATTGTCTCTTTGAAGATTCAAAGGGAAGCATTTGGGTTGGCACTTCGGCCGGCGTCCGTGTATTAACCAATCCCCGCAAACCCAGTTCTCGGGCTTTGCTGAAGGCGGTTGCTTCCCTGCCTCCCCTGGAAGTACGAAGCCTGGTTGAAGACCCGGAAGGCTACGTCTGGATGGGCACGTCTAAAGGTCTGATTCGGCTTCACCCACAAAACGGGACTTTCCACTGGTTTACCAAAAAAGACGGCTTAACGGACGACTTCATTACGAGTCTGGCCAAGGATAAAGAACAAAACCTGTGGATTGGCACCAAGTATGGCGGCGTAAATCTGTACCGACAGCGACACTTCTCCGCCTTGCTGCCCGCAAAGATTGATCCGAATATTCGTAAGATCATGCCGGATAAAAGGGGGAAACTCTGGATTGCCTCTCTGGAAGGCTTATATAGGTATGATCCAGACCTTCAGCAGCTCCAAACGTACCGACATGATCCGGAAAATCGCAAAAGCCTGAGTCAGAATTCCATCTATTCGCTTTTTGAAGACACGAACGGGTCGATTTGGGTCGGCACGTATTACCGCGGCGTTGATATTATTTATTCGTCCCTGACGCCGTTTACAATCCATCAAAATCATCCTTCGGCCAGTAGCCTAAGCAACGATGTCGTGAGCTACATTACTGCCGACAACCGGGCTCAGCTCTGGATCGGCACCGAAGGCGGAGGGCTTAATACATTCAATACTACGAAAGGGTCTTTTCAGGCGTTTAAACATCAACCTTCTGATCCATACAGTATTAGCTCCAATTTAATCAAGAGTATTCACTGGGACAAAAGAGGCATCCTGTGGGTGTGTACGCACTTGGGTGGTCTCAACGCGTATCATCCGCAAAGTCAACGATTCGAGCATTTCAGGCACGATCCCAGTAATCCCCATTCCCTGGCCTCTGATAACGTCATTGACGTAGCCGAAGATGCCAAAGGCAACATTTGGGTGGGTACCGATCGCAACGGCATTAGCGTATTCGATCCCCACACCGGTCTCTTTCGAACGATCCATACGCATTCTACTCCGCTCAAAATCAGTGGAGAGGGCATCCGTAGCTTCTTTCTGGATTCTAAAAAAAACCTGTGGATTGCTACTGGTGCGGGACTCAATCGCCTTGACTCCACGGGAAAAAAGATGACCTGGTTTACTTCAGGAAATACCCTGAATTTAAAATCCCACGACATTAATTGCGTATCGGAAGACGCTCAGGGTCAGATTTGGATAGGTACGTACTATGGGGGCCTTTGTCGGTTGAATCCGGATGAAAAATCCGTCACAACCTTTACCGAGAAAGACGGGCTGCCCAACGATAACGTACTGGGTATCCTTGAAGATCACCAGCACTACCTATGGTTAAGTACGGAAAACGGCCTGTGCCGCTTCAACCCATCGCAACAAACGTTTAAGACCTACACGACCAGTGACGGATTGCCCAGCAATGAATTCAGTCCCCGGGCTTACTACCAAAGCCCGGAGGGTTTACTGTATTTTGGCACCAATAGTGGCCTGGTAAGTTTTGACCCCAGCCGCATCGTTCTGAATCAGTTTTTACCACCGCTGACATTCACTTCCCTTAAATTATTTAACCAGCCCGTTCAGGTTGGAGATGCCCAGGGACTTTTGACCCAGGACATTAGCTCCACGCAAAGCCTTACGTTTACGCACGATCAAAATGTTTTTTCACTGGATTTCGCCCTGCTCAATTACATCAAACCGGGCAAAAATCAATATGCGTATCAGTTGCAGGGATTCGAAAAAAACTGGAACTACGTCAGGATTCCCTCGGCCACCTACACCAACCTCGCCCCGGGGGAGTACACCCTGCAGATAAAGGCGGCCAACAACGATGGCATCTGGACCCCCGAGCCTCTTTCGCTTCGCATTCGGGTACTTCCCCCCTGGTGGGCTACCGGGTGGGCTTATCTGCTGTACGCCTGCAGTTTTAGCGGATTACTTTTCATGCTCATTCGTTTTTTCTGGCTGCGGGCTTCGCTCCGGCGAAACCAGGAACTTCACCAGTTAAAACTGAATTTTTTTACCAACATCTCCCACGAGATTCGTACGCATTTGACGTTGATCCTCGGACCCGTTGATACCCTCATCGATGCTCTGCGAGAAGACCCCGTCGCTTCCCGGCAACTTCAACACGTAAAAAATCACTCGAACCGTCTGCTTAAATTAGTCAGTGAGCTAATGGATTTTCGTAGAATCGAGTCAAAAAAGCTGGATCTGAAGGTTACCCATTTGGATATCGTAGCTTTTGTTGGCGAGATTTTTGACTCTTTTGAAGATGCGGCCCAATCCCATGCCATTCAAACTTCTTTTAAGGCTCAGGTGCCTGCTTTTGAATTGTACGTTGACCCGCAGCAGATGGAGAAAGTGCTGTTCAATTTGCTGACTAACGCCTTCAAATTCACGCCCCCACAGGGACGCATTGACATTTCTATCCTCGAGCAATCCAACCAGCTACTCATTCAGATTTCGAATACAGGTCAGGGCATTGCTCCCGAAAATATTAAGAAACTCTTCACTAATTACTTTCAAGTCCAGGAACTTACCCACCAGACTACTGGCTATGGGATTGGCCTGGCGCTGTCCAAAAGCATCGTTGAACTCCATCAGGGAACTTTAACCGTCGAAAGTGTCCTTCCCAGTGCTACCCGAACGGGCTTAACGACTTTCACCATTGCTCTACCCAAACACGCGGATCATTCCGCATCAAAACAACTCGTGGAAGTAGACTCCTGGCAGACGCATAAGGTACCTTTCCCTACCCCTTTTATCGCACCTGCGGCTTTGTCCGGTGATTTAAGTAAACCGGTCTTACTTCTGATAGAAGATAACGCTGAAGTACTGACGTTTATCCAGGAAACCCTACTCCCCTCCTATCGAATCCTAACGGCCAGAAACGGGTGGGAAGGATGGCAACTAGCCAGTACTCAGATTCCCGATGTGATTGTGAGTGATGTGACCATGCCAGAAATGGATGGGCTGATGCTTGCAGAGAAGTTAAAGCAGGACGATCGTACGAGCCATATTCCACTTATGCTCCTGACCGCACGGGCCAGTCAGGTTCATCAAGTCAGTGGCCTGGCTCTGGGCGTAGACGATTATGTGACCAAGCCCTTTAGCGTTGAAATTCTTCAGCTCAAGATCCGTAACCTGCTTGCCTCCCGGGAACTCCTGCGGCAAAAATACAGCCGTATGATGACCCTTGAGCCGCAGCAAATTCCTATTAACACGCAGGATGAAGTTTTCCTCCACAGGCTGATTGGCATTATTGAAGACCATCTGGATCATCCCGATTTTGGCGTAAACATGCTGGCCTCAGCAGTAGCCATGAGTACACCCGTCCTTTACAGAAAATTAAAAGCCTTAACGGACTTATCGGTTAATGATTTCATAAAAACGATTCGGCTCAAGAAAGCAGCTCAGCTTCTGACCAGTCAGTCCCTAACCATTTATGAGGTAGCCTACGCCGTAGGTTTTGATGACCGCAAGTACTTTAGCAAAGAGTTCAAAAAGTATTTTGGTCAAACCCCGAGTGAGTATGCCTCCGCTCATCAATCTTCAGCAATGAAAAAATGA